One region of Parerythrobacter jejuensis genomic DNA includes:
- a CDS encoding phosphotransferase family protein yields the protein MADTTEQPIDFDKEMVGTIDVPEQDQLDLDKLTAWFEANVEGYSGPITYSKFKGGQSNPTYRVDTPGTSYVLRRQPFGKLLPSAHAVDREYKAMTGLFPTGFPVPRTYGLCEDPEVLGSKFFVMSMADGRSLWNGSLPGVSAADRREIYNDMIDTMADMHTKKPDEIGLGNFGKPVDYCARQISRWTKQYKLSETEHQPKMERLIEWLPETIPPQHESSVVHGDYRLDNMIFHKTENRVIAVLDWELSTLGDPIADFSYLMLNWFQPADGRAGLLGLDLAELGIPTVQEAVDRYVDRTGYPVPPMDWYFAYNLFRLAGIMQGIKKRVIDGTASSAHAKQMSDRVTPLIERAYGFAIDAGMPA from the coding sequence GCAGGACCAGCTCGATCTGGACAAGCTAACGGCTTGGTTCGAAGCCAATGTGGAAGGCTATTCAGGGCCGATCACCTACAGCAAGTTCAAGGGCGGCCAATCGAACCCGACCTATCGGGTCGACACCCCTGGCACTTCCTACGTCCTGAGGCGTCAGCCCTTTGGCAAGCTTCTACCAAGTGCCCATGCGGTCGATCGGGAATACAAGGCGATGACCGGCCTGTTCCCGACCGGCTTTCCCGTGCCGCGGACCTATGGCCTGTGCGAAGATCCTGAAGTGCTCGGTTCGAAATTCTTCGTAATGAGCATGGCCGATGGGCGATCTTTGTGGAACGGCTCCCTTCCCGGGGTCAGCGCGGCAGACCGGCGCGAGATCTACAATGACATGATCGACACCATGGCCGACATGCATACCAAGAAACCCGACGAGATCGGACTTGGGAATTTTGGCAAGCCGGTTGACTATTGTGCGCGCCAGATCAGTCGCTGGACCAAGCAATACAAGCTGTCGGAAACCGAACATCAGCCCAAAATGGAGCGGTTGATCGAATGGCTGCCCGAAACGATCCCGCCGCAGCATGAAAGCAGTGTCGTTCACGGTGACTATCGTCTCGACAACATGATCTTCCACAAGACCGAGAACCGCGTGATCGCTGTCCTCGACTGGGAATTGTCGACGCTGGGCGACCCGATTGCCGACTTCAGTTACCTGATGCTCAACTGGTTCCAGCCTGCCGACGGGCGTGCCGGATTGCTCGGCCTTGATTTGGCCGAACTGGGCATTCCGACAGTCCAGGAGGCTGTTGATCGTTACGTTGATCGAACGGGCTATCCCGTACCCCCGATGGATTGGTACTTTGCCTACAACCTGTTCAGGCTCGCCGGTATTATGCAGGGGATCAAGAAGCGGGTGATTGATGGCACGGCATCGTCAGCCCATGCAAAACAAATGAGTGACCGGGTAACCCCTCTGATCGAGCGCGCTTACGGGTTTGCGATCGATGCAGGAATGCCTGCCTAG